Proteins found in one Streptomyces sp. NBC_00461 genomic segment:
- a CDS encoding glycoside hydrolase family 15 protein, translating into MSSEASEAIDQGGPGGAPRYLPIAEHGLIGDLRSVALVGTDGTIDWYCCSAFDAPSVFASILDAERGGSFELAAAVPAKTKQFYFPDTNVLITRFFTEEGVGEVQDFMPVNGRGVETERHRVIRRVVCVRGSVPFRTRVAPRFDYGARPHIVRMAGEATVFESDGLSLALSATVPLEADGLDARADFKLSEGETAVFALDQVGGDVEPRRCAKTEAEEQFGTTVAYWRRWLSASKYRGRWREMVHRSALTLKLLTYAPTGAIVAAPTTSLPEQLGGERNWDYRYVWVRDAAFCVYALLRLGFTEEAEAFMKFLTQYVSPCTDGQSAPLQIMYGIDGRTDLTERELDYLEGHFGSAPVRIGNAAADQLQLDIYGALIDSIYLYDKWAKPISSGQWDDVCTLVEWVCENWDQPDEGIWETRGGRKNFLYSRLMCWVAIERAIRMANRRGLPGDLPRWREARDKIYRRIMKRGWSQTRQAFVQREDSDVLDAAVLMMPLTKFIAPTDPKWLSTLDALTNELVSDSLVYRYDALASPDGLRGDEGTFSICSFWYVEAMVHAGRIDEARLAFEKMLTYANHLGLYAEEISHTGEQQGNFPQAFTHLALISAAFNLDRALG; encoded by the coding sequence ATGAGCTCGGAAGCGTCGGAAGCGATCGACCAGGGCGGCCCCGGGGGTGCTCCCCGATATCTGCCGATCGCCGAGCACGGTCTGATCGGCGACCTGCGCAGTGTGGCCCTGGTGGGCACCGACGGCACGATCGACTGGTACTGCTGCTCGGCCTTCGACGCGCCGAGCGTCTTCGCGTCGATCCTGGACGCCGAGCGCGGCGGCTCCTTCGAGCTGGCGGCGGCTGTCCCGGCGAAGACCAAGCAGTTCTACTTCCCCGACACGAACGTCCTGATCACCCGCTTCTTCACCGAGGAGGGCGTCGGTGAGGTGCAGGACTTCATGCCGGTCAACGGCAGGGGCGTGGAGACCGAGCGGCACCGGGTGATCCGGCGGGTCGTGTGCGTGCGCGGATCGGTCCCCTTCCGCACCCGGGTCGCCCCGCGGTTCGACTACGGCGCCCGGCCGCACATCGTGCGCATGGCCGGCGAGGCGACGGTCTTCGAGTCCGACGGGCTGTCGCTCGCGCTGTCGGCGACCGTGCCGCTGGAGGCGGACGGGCTCGACGCGCGGGCCGACTTCAAGCTCTCCGAGGGCGAGACGGCGGTGTTCGCGCTGGACCAGGTGGGCGGCGACGTGGAGCCGCGCCGGTGCGCGAAGACCGAGGCCGAGGAGCAGTTCGGCACGACGGTGGCGTATTGGCGGCGCTGGCTGTCCGCCTCCAAGTACCGCGGCCGGTGGCGGGAGATGGTGCACCGCTCCGCCCTCACCCTGAAGCTGCTCACCTACGCGCCCACCGGCGCGATCGTGGCCGCGCCGACCACGAGCCTGCCCGAGCAGCTGGGCGGCGAACGCAACTGGGACTACCGGTACGTGTGGGTGCGCGACGCCGCCTTCTGCGTGTACGCGCTGCTGCGGCTCGGCTTCACGGAGGAGGCCGAGGCGTTCATGAAATTCCTCACCCAGTACGTCAGTCCGTGCACCGACGGACAGTCCGCTCCCCTGCAGATCATGTACGGCATCGACGGCCGCACCGACCTCACCGAGCGCGAACTCGACTACCTGGAAGGGCATTTCGGCTCCGCACCGGTACGGATCGGCAACGCGGCCGCCGACCAGCTCCAGCTCGACATCTACGGCGCGCTCATCGACTCGATCTACCTCTACGACAAGTGGGCCAAGCCCATCTCCAGCGGCCAGTGGGACGACGTGTGCACGCTGGTGGAGTGGGTGTGCGAGAACTGGGACCAGCCCGACGAGGGGATCTGGGAGACCCGCGGAGGCCGCAAGAACTTCCTGTACTCGCGGCTGATGTGCTGGGTGGCGATCGAGCGGGCGATCCGCATGGCCAACCGGCGCGGCCTGCCCGGGGACCTGCCCCGCTGGCGCGAGGCCCGCGACAAGATCTACCGGCGGATCATGAAGCGGGGCTGGTCGCAGACCCGGCAGGCGTTCGTCCAGCGCGAGGACAGCGACGTGCTGGACGCGGCCGTCCTGATGATGCCGCTGACGAAGTTCATCGCGCCCACCGACCCGAAGTGGCTGTCCACACTGGACGCCCTCACCAACGAGCTGGTGTCCGACTCCCTCGTCTACCGCTACGACGCACTGGCCAGCCCCGACGGACTGCGCGGCGACGAAGGCACCTTCTCGATCTGCTCGTTCTGGTACGTCGAGGCGATGGTGCACGCCGGGCGCATCGACGAGGCGCGCCTCGCCTTCGAGAAGATGCTCACCTACGCCAACCATCTCGGCCTGTACGCCGAGGAGATCAGCCACACCGGCGAGCAACAGGGCAACTTCCCACAGGCGTTCACGCATCTGGCGCTCATCAGCGCGGCGTTCAACCTGGACCGGGCCCTCGGCTGA
- a CDS encoding DeoR/GlpR family DNA-binding transcription regulator, translated as MSRDARWKALLELLVERGRLDVEDAAAELGVSAATIRRDFDQLAEQQMLVRTRGGAVVHGVSYELPLRYKTARHASEKQRIAKAVADLVAPGEAVGLTGGTTTTEVARALAVRSDLASGSPALTVVTNALNIANELAVRPQFKIVVTGGVARPQSYELIGPLADGVLGQITLDVAVLGVVAFDAAHGAAAHDEAEAAINRLLCERAERVIVAADSSKLGRRAFARICAAESVGTLVTDSAASPDTVRGFEEAGITVVAV; from the coding sequence ATGTCGCGGGACGCCCGCTGGAAGGCGCTGCTGGAGCTGCTCGTGGAGCGCGGACGGCTGGACGTCGAGGACGCGGCCGCCGAGCTGGGGGTCTCGGCCGCGACGATCCGGCGCGACTTCGACCAGCTCGCCGAGCAGCAGATGCTGGTCCGCACCCGGGGCGGCGCGGTCGTGCACGGAGTGTCGTACGAACTGCCGCTGCGCTACAAGACGGCCCGGCACGCCTCCGAGAAGCAGCGGATCGCGAAGGCGGTGGCCGATCTCGTCGCGCCCGGCGAGGCGGTGGGGCTGACCGGCGGCACCACCACCACCGAGGTGGCGCGCGCGCTCGCCGTCCGCAGTGATCTCGCTTCCGGGTCTCCGGCGCTCACGGTCGTCACGAACGCGCTCAACATCGCCAACGAGCTTGCCGTGCGTCCCCAGTTCAAGATCGTGGTGACCGGCGGGGTCGCGCGCCCGCAGTCGTACGAGCTGATCGGGCCGCTGGCGGACGGTGTGCTCGGCCAGATCACCCTCGATGTGGCCGTGCTCGGCGTGGTCGCCTTCGATGCCGCACACGGTGCCGCCGCGCACGACGAGGCGGAGGCCGCGATCAACCGGCTGCTGTGCGAGCGCGCCGAGCGGGTGATCGTCGCCGCCGACTCCAGCAAGCTGGGCCGGCGGGCGTTCGCCCGGATCTGCGCGGCCGAGTCGGTCGGCACCCTCGTCACGGACTCGGCGGCGAGCCCGGACACGGTGCGCGGCTTCGAGGAGGCGGGGATCACCGTCGTCGCGGTCTGA
- a CDS encoding SIS domain-containing protein, with amino-acid sequence MTHVEDELSSQPECWIRAASEAARHGGALPAPGERVAIVGCGTSYFMAQAVAALRESAGQGETDAFAASEFPHGRSYDRVVALTRSGTTTEVLDLLGRLKGRARTTAITADPDTPVMAAADVVVVLDFADERSVVQTRFATTALTLLRAHLGLHTDAVVDDARTALATPLPEGLVACTQFTFLGRGWTVGLANEAGLKMREASLAWTEAYPAMEYRHGPISITTHGTAAWMLGEAPEGLPEQVRATGGLWVADGLDPLAGLVRAQRLAVAVAAARGLDPDRPRHLTRSVILAP; translated from the coding sequence ATGACGCACGTCGAGGACGAGCTGAGCAGCCAGCCAGAGTGCTGGATACGGGCCGCGTCGGAGGCGGCCCGGCATGGCGGGGCGCTTCCGGCGCCGGGCGAGCGGGTCGCGATCGTCGGGTGCGGCACCTCGTACTTCATGGCGCAGGCGGTCGCCGCACTGCGCGAGAGCGCCGGGCAGGGCGAGACGGACGCCTTCGCCGCCTCCGAGTTCCCCCACGGCCGCTCCTACGACCGTGTCGTGGCCCTCACCCGCTCCGGCACCACCACCGAAGTCCTCGACCTGCTCGGCCGGTTGAAGGGGCGCGCACGAACGACCGCGATCACCGCCGACCCGGACACCCCGGTCATGGCCGCCGCCGACGTCGTCGTCGTGCTGGACTTCGCCGACGAACGGTCCGTCGTACAGACGCGGTTCGCGACCACCGCCCTGACCCTGCTGCGCGCCCATCTCGGCCTCCACACCGACGCCGTCGTCGACGACGCCCGCACCGCCCTGGCGACCCCGTTGCCCGAAGGGCTCGTCGCCTGCACGCAGTTCACCTTCCTGGGCCGGGGCTGGACGGTCGGCCTGGCCAACGAGGCCGGGCTGAAGATGCGCGAGGCCTCCCTCGCCTGGACCGAGGCCTACCCGGCGATGGAGTACCGGCACGGCCCCATCAGCATCACCACCCACGGCACGGCGGCCTGGATGCTCGGCGAGGCCCCTGAGGGCCTGCCCGAACAGGTCCGCGCCACCGGCGGGTTGTGGGTGGCCGACGGACTCGACCCGCTGGCCGGACTGGTCCGCGCCCAGCGACTCGCGGTCGCCGTCGCCGCGGCCCGCGGCCTCGACCCGGACCGGCCCCGCCACCTCACCCGCTCGGTGATCCTCGCCCCCTGA
- a CDS encoding class II fructose-bisphosphate aldolase, with protein sequence MPLVTTGELVTRAAAEHSAVAAFNIITLEHVEAVIAGAESADAPVVLQVSENAVKFRYGRLLPLARATVAAAERALVPVALHLDHVQSDDLLRQAADAGFSSVMYDAARLPYDRNLAATCAAADWAHAQGLWIEAELGQIGGKAGPGGRDNCAEPPLDAHAPGARTDPAEARAFVAASGVNALAVAIGSTHAMTTRTATLDHGLLKRLAAALDVPLVLHGSSGVPDEELAAAVAGGIAKVNVGTALNIAMTGAIRDFLAAHPEAVDSREYLSVGREAMVRAVTGIIRTVGRPPA encoded by the coding sequence GTGCCCCTCGTCACCACCGGCGAACTCGTCACCCGGGCCGCCGCCGAGCACTCCGCCGTCGCCGCCTTCAACATCATCACCCTGGAACACGTCGAGGCCGTCATCGCCGGCGCCGAGTCGGCGGATGCCCCCGTCGTCCTCCAAGTCAGCGAGAACGCCGTCAAGTTCCGCTACGGCCGCCTGCTCCCGCTCGCCCGCGCGACCGTCGCCGCCGCCGAACGCGCCCTTGTGCCCGTCGCGTTGCACCTGGACCACGTCCAGAGCGACGATCTGCTGCGGCAGGCCGCGGACGCCGGATTCAGCTCCGTGATGTACGACGCGGCCCGCCTGCCCTATGACCGGAACCTCGCCGCGACCTGCGCCGCCGCCGACTGGGCACACGCCCAAGGCCTGTGGATCGAGGCCGAGTTGGGACAGATCGGCGGCAAGGCAGGGCCGGGCGGCCGGGACAACTGTGCCGAGCCCCCGCTGGACGCCCACGCGCCCGGCGCCCGCACAGACCCCGCGGAGGCCCGCGCCTTCGTCGCCGCCTCCGGCGTGAACGCCCTGGCCGTGGCCATCGGCAGCACGCACGCCATGACCACCCGCACCGCCACCCTCGACCACGGGCTCCTCAAACGGCTGGCCGCCGCCCTTGACGTGCCCCTCGTCCTGCACGGCTCCTCCGGAGTGCCGGACGAGGAACTGGCCGCGGCGGTCGCGGGCGGCATCGCCAAGGTGAACGTCGGCACCGCCCTCAACATCGCCATGACCGGCGCGATCCGCGACTTCCTCGCCGCCCATCCCGAGGCGGTCGACTCGCGCGAGTACCTGAGCGTGGGGAGGGAGGCGATGGTGCGGGCGGTGACCGGAATCATCCGGACCGTTGGCCGCCCACCGGCGTGA
- a CDS encoding methyltransferase, with protein sequence MTTPWGEFALARFPEDPRERLRAWDASDAYLLRHLADEQVPLSGTVVVLGDRWGALATALAAHGPVQITDSFLAQEATRANLARAGVETGAVRLLTTQDPPPDRVDVLLVRVPKSLALLEDQLLRLAPAVHEGTVVVGTGMVKEIHTSTLQLFERILGPTRTSLAEKKARLVFCTPDASLARPANPWPYSYALPGGVGPASGRTVVNHAGVFCADRLDIGTRFFLQHLPAARADRRVVDLGCGNGVVGTAVAVADPTAEVLFVDESFQAVASAEATYKANGVPGHAEFRVGDGLAGVPDGSVDLVLNNPPFHSHQATTDTTAWRMFTGARRVLRPGGELWVIGNRHLGYHVKLRKAFGNSQLVASDPKFVVLKAVKE encoded by the coding sequence ATGACGACGCCGTGGGGCGAGTTCGCGCTGGCCCGTTTCCCCGAGGACCCGCGCGAGAGGCTGCGCGCCTGGGACGCCTCCGACGCCTACCTGCTCAGGCACCTGGCAGACGAGCAGGTCCCGCTGTCCGGCACGGTCGTGGTCCTGGGCGACCGCTGGGGCGCTCTGGCCACCGCGCTCGCGGCGCACGGGCCCGTGCAGATCACCGACTCGTTCCTCGCGCAGGAGGCGACGCGGGCGAACCTGGCGCGGGCCGGCGTCGAGACCGGTGCCGTGCGGCTGCTCACCACCCAGGACCCGCCGCCCGACCGCGTCGACGTCCTCCTGGTGCGGGTGCCCAAGAGTCTCGCGCTGCTGGAGGACCAGTTGCTGCGGCTGGCGCCGGCGGTGCACGAGGGGACGGTCGTCGTCGGCACCGGCATGGTGAAGGAGATCCACACCTCGACGCTGCAGCTCTTCGAGCGGATCCTGGGACCGACCCGCACCTCGCTGGCGGAGAAGAAGGCCAGGCTCGTCTTCTGCACGCCGGACGCGTCGCTTGCGCGGCCCGCCAACCCGTGGCCGTACAGCTACGCCCTGCCCGGCGGTGTCGGCCCTGCCTCGGGGCGCACCGTGGTCAACCACGCGGGTGTGTTCTGTGCCGACCGGCTCGACATCGGCACCCGCTTCTTCCTGCAGCATCTGCCGGCCGCGCGCGCCGACCGGCGGGTGGTGGACCTGGGCTGCGGCAACGGGGTGGTGGGTACGGCGGTGGCGGTGGCCGATCCGACGGCCGAGGTGCTGTTCGTGGACGAGTCGTTCCAGGCCGTGGCCTCGGCGGAGGCGACGTACAAGGCGAACGGGGTGCCGGGGCACGCGGAGTTCCGGGTCGGGGACGGGCTGGCCGGGGTGCCGGACGGCAGTGTCGACCTCGTGCTCAACAATCCGCCGTTCCACTCGCACCAGGCGACGACGGACACGACGGCCTGGCGGATGTTCACCGGGGCGCGGCGTGTGCTGCGGCCCGGTGGCGAGTTGTGGGTGATCGGCAACCGGCACCTCGGCTACCACGTCAAGTTGCGCAAGGCCTTCGGCAACAGTCAACTGGTCGCGAGTGACCCGAAGTTCGTGGTGCTGAAGGCCGTCAAGGAGTGA
- a CDS encoding alpha-ketoglutarate-dependent dioxygenase AlkB family protein yields the protein MDAELFPRARKEIAPGAVHVPDWLDAGRQRQLLDACRAWARPPAGLRTVRTPGGGTMTARQVCLGRHWYPYGYADTVVDGDGAPVKPFPAWLDELGRQAVADALGTPPPVARDVPPTGAGAGAPTRVPYDIALINFYDGDARMGMHRDSDEESDAPVVSLSLGDSCVFRFGNTETRTKPYTEVELRSGDLLVFGGPSRLAYHGVPRVHAGTAPPELGLTGRLNITLRVSGL from the coding sequence ATGGATGCCGAGCTGTTTCCCAGGGCTCGTAAGGAAATCGCGCCGGGCGCCGTGCACGTGCCGGACTGGTTGGACGCGGGGCGGCAGCGGCAGTTGCTGGACGCGTGCCGGGCATGGGCCCGGCCACCGGCCGGCCTGCGTACCGTCCGCACACCGGGCGGCGGCACGATGACCGCACGCCAGGTCTGCCTGGGCCGGCACTGGTATCCGTACGGCTATGCCGACACCGTCGTGGACGGTGACGGCGCTCCGGTGAAGCCGTTTCCGGCGTGGCTGGACGAGCTGGGGCGGCAGGCGGTCGCCGACGCGCTGGGGACGCCGCCTCCGGTGGCACGTGACGTACCACCGACAGGGGCAGGGGCAGGGGCACCGACACGGGTTCCGTATGACATAGCGCTGATCAATTTCTACGACGGCGACGCCCGCATGGGCATGCACCGCGACAGCGACGAGGAGTCGGACGCCCCTGTGGTGTCCCTGAGCCTCGGCGACAGCTGCGTCTTCCGTTTCGGTAACACCGAGACCCGCACCAAGCCCTACACGGAGGTCGAACTGCGCAGCGGCGACCTGTTGGTGTTCGGCGGCCCGTCCCGGCTCGCGTACCACGGCGTTCCCCGGGTGCACGCGGGCACCGCACCGCCCGAGTTGGGACTGACCGGACGTCTGAACATCACGCTCCGGGTCAGCGGCCTGTAG
- a CDS encoding ROK family protein: MSGKADPRPTGEGTTSRTRLDRGRGALGPALELVHTGRAPTRAVLTAELGVTRATAGAVAAELEALGLIRVDARPGAAAGSQGRPSHRLAVAADGPVVLAAQVHADGFRAALVGLGGSIVATAPGCETVDADPAKVLGSVVEAGAELLRSTGRHCVGAGLAVPSAVAEPDGLALNPLHLAWPVGAPVRRIFAECVREAGITGPAFAGNDVNLAALAEHRHGAGRGARDLLCVATGHRGVGGALVLDGRLHTGSSGLALEVGHLTVNPEGRPCHCGSRGCLDVEADPLALLTAAGREPGPEVSLLQQAIDLIRNHYDDPSIRTATEALIDRLGLGLAGLVNILNPDRIILGGLHRTLLDADPDRLRAVVADRSLWGQSGGVPILACTLDHNSLVGAAELAWQPVLDDPLGALT, from the coding sequence ATGAGCGGCAAGGCGGACCCCCGGCCGACGGGGGAAGGGACCACCTCGAGGACGCGGCTGGACCGTGGGCGCGGCGCGCTCGGGCCCGCGTTGGAGCTCGTGCACACCGGACGCGCACCCACCCGGGCCGTGCTCACCGCCGAACTCGGCGTCACCCGGGCCACGGCCGGCGCGGTCGCCGCCGAACTGGAAGCGCTCGGACTGATCCGCGTCGACGCCCGGCCCGGAGCGGCGGCGGGCTCGCAGGGCAGGCCCTCGCACCGGCTCGCGGTCGCCGCCGACGGCCCGGTCGTCCTGGCGGCGCAGGTGCACGCCGACGGGTTCCGGGCGGCGCTGGTCGGCCTGGGCGGCAGCATCGTCGCCACGGCGCCCGGCTGCGAGACCGTCGACGCCGACCCGGCGAAGGTCCTCGGCTCGGTCGTGGAAGCGGGCGCCGAGCTGCTGCGTTCGACGGGACGGCACTGCGTCGGTGCCGGACTCGCCGTACCGTCCGCGGTCGCCGAGCCGGACGGCCTGGCCCTCAACCCCCTGCACCTGGCGTGGCCCGTGGGCGCGCCCGTACGCCGGATCTTCGCGGAGTGCGTGCGCGAGGCCGGGATCACGGGTCCCGCCTTCGCGGGCAACGACGTCAACCTCGCCGCCCTCGCCGAGCACCGGCACGGGGCGGGCCGCGGCGCCCGGGACCTGCTGTGCGTGGCCACCGGCCACCGGGGCGTGGGCGGTGCGCTGGTGCTCGACGGCCGCCTGCACACGGGGAGTTCGGGCCTCGCCCTGGAAGTCGGCCACCTCACCGTCAACCCCGAGGGCCGCCCCTGCCACTGCGGCAGCCGCGGCTGCCTCGACGTCGAGGCCGATCCGCTGGCGCTGCTCACGGCGGCCGGCCGCGAGCCCGGCCCCGAGGTCTCACTTCTCCAGCAGGCCATCGACCTGATCCGCAACCACTACGACGACCCGTCGATCCGCACGGCCACCGAGGCCCTCATCGACCGCCTCGGCCTCGGTCTCGCGGGCCTGGTGAACATCCTCAACCCCGACCGCATCATCCTCGGCGGTCTCCACCGCACGCTCCTCGACGCCGACCCCGACCGCCTGCGCGCCGTCGTCGCCGACCGCAGCCTGTGGGGTCAGAGCGGCGGCGTCCCCATCCTGGCCTGCACCCTCGACCACAACAGCCTTGTCGGCGCGGCCGAGTTGGCGTGGCAGCCGGTGCTGGATGATCCGCTGGGGGCATTGACCTGA
- a CDS encoding RpiB/LacA/LacB family sugar-phosphate isomerase, which translates to MRISVSSDMDEPVARSLVAELGRRGHEVVAHGALSPGDDPQWAACSEAAAREVAAGTADQAVVCCWTGTGASIAANKVPGVRAALCIDAYTADGARRWNDANVLALSLRLTSEPLLKEILDAWFAAEDSEDAEDRQNVRRVGQLDLGRNTD; encoded by the coding sequence ATGCGGATCTCCGTCTCCTCGGACATGGACGAACCCGTGGCGCGCTCGCTCGTCGCGGAACTGGGCAGGCGCGGCCACGAGGTGGTGGCCCACGGGGCGCTGAGCCCCGGAGACGACCCCCAGTGGGCCGCGTGCTCGGAGGCCGCGGCCCGTGAGGTCGCCGCGGGGACCGCGGACCAGGCGGTCGTGTGCTGCTGGACCGGCACGGGGGCGTCCATCGCCGCGAACAAGGTGCCCGGCGTACGGGCCGCCCTGTGCATCGACGCGTACACGGCGGACGGAGCCCGCCGATGGAACGACGCCAACGTGCTGGCGCTCAGCCTGCGCCTGACCTCCGAGCCGCTGCTCAAGGAGATCCTCGACGCCTGGTTCGCGGCCGAGGACAGCGAGGACGCCGAGGACCGCCAGAACGTGCGGCGCGTGGGGCAACTCGACCTCGGCAGGAACACCGACTGA
- a CDS encoding PfkB family carbohydrate kinase: MMLTQREREIIALLRRDPLSGPQAIADALGTTRAAVNVHLSNLGKKGAILGRGYILREENAVVVVGGANVDVKVRSLAPVRQRTSNPGRAGTTAGGVGRNIAENLARLGTPTHLIAAVGRDPAGERLLAETAAAGVRLDHVHRSAHPTGTYTAVLDADGDLVVAVADMAATEALAPEDLHPARELIAHADMLVLEGNLPAGVLAHAMDVAHTADVPVVMDPVSAPKAALLAPLLTARRPLLALTPNLDELRALLGHPVGDSEVEVTAAAATLHARGVRHVWVRLGARGSVLSTAGGDAMFLTAPPAEVADVTGAGDAMLAAFVHALLAGGEPLDAARYGHAAAALTVASPATVRPDLTPRLIEDTLTDPLTKPTGPAAETAPTAPNAAASSGDLTDPLTKPTGPDAEAAPTAPNGPDAAASSGDLTNASAQPSRTV; encoded by the coding sequence ATGATGTTGACCCAGCGGGAGCGCGAGATCATCGCGTTGCTGCGCCGCGACCCGCTCTCCGGGCCGCAGGCGATCGCCGACGCCCTCGGCACCACCCGGGCCGCGGTGAACGTCCACCTGTCCAACCTGGGCAAGAAGGGCGCCATCCTCGGCCGCGGCTACATCCTCCGCGAGGAGAACGCGGTCGTGGTCGTCGGCGGAGCCAACGTCGACGTGAAGGTACGCAGCCTGGCTCCCGTACGGCAGCGGACCAGCAATCCGGGGCGTGCCGGCACCACCGCGGGTGGCGTGGGCCGCAACATCGCGGAGAACCTGGCGCGGCTGGGCACACCGACGCATCTCATCGCCGCCGTCGGCCGGGACCCGGCGGGCGAGCGCCTGCTCGCGGAGACCGCGGCGGCAGGCGTACGCCTCGACCACGTGCACCGCAGTGCCCACCCGACCGGGACCTACACGGCGGTCCTGGACGCCGACGGGGACCTGGTCGTCGCGGTGGCGGACATGGCGGCCACCGAAGCGCTGGCGCCGGAGGACCTCCACCCGGCGCGTGAACTGATCGCCCACGCCGACATGCTGGTCCTGGAGGGGAATCTGCCGGCCGGAGTGCTGGCCCACGCGATGGACGTCGCACATACCGCCGACGTACCGGTGGTGATGGACCCGGTCAGTGCCCCCAAGGCGGCCCTGCTCGCGCCGCTGCTCACCGCCCGCCGGCCGCTCCTCGCGCTCACACCGAACCTCGACGAACTCCGGGCCCTCCTCGGCCACCCCGTCGGCGACAGCGAGGTCGAGGTGACGGCGGCCGCCGCCACGCTGCACGCGCGCGGGGTGCGGCACGTGTGGGTACGGCTCGGGGCGCGCGGCAGTGTCCTGAGCACCGCGGGCGGAGACGCGATGTTCCTGACCGCGCCGCCCGCCGAAGTCGCGGACGTCACCGGCGCCGGGGACGCGATGCTCGCCGCTTTCGTCCACGCGCTGCTGGCAGGCGGCGAGCCGCTGGACGCCGCCCGCTACGGTCACGCCGCCGCAGCCCTGACGGTCGCGAGCCCGGCGACCGTACGCCCCGACCTGACCCCACGCCTGATCGAGGACACCCTGACCGACCCACTGACGAAACCGACCGGCCCGGCCGCTGAGACCGCCCCGACCGCCCCGAACGCCGCGGCCAGCTCGGGCGACCTCACCGACCCACTGACGAAACCGACCGGCCCGGACGCTGAAGCCGCCCCGACCGCCCCGAACGGCCCGGACGCCGCGGCCAGCTCGGGCGACCTCACCAACGCGTCGGCCCAACCGAGCCGAACGGTCTGA
- a CDS encoding pseudouridine-5'-phosphate glycosidase gives MTTPTPAPTPATDAPHPRLVLTDEVREALRDGRPVVALESTIISHGMPYPQNVEMAVEVEQIIRDGGAVPATIAVLHGRPRIGLTPADLELLATAPDVTKASVRDLAYVVARGTHGATTVAATMRLAALAGIRTFVTGGIGGVHRGAPTTFDISADLTELAATGVAVISAGVKSILDIGLTLETLETLGVPVLTYGTDEFPAFYSRRSGFTSPMRVDSPAEIAAVMHARWDLGIPGGLSIANPVPEDEEVPAERMDGVISQALAEMDKAGITGKDTTPYLLGRIVELTGGESLRTNIALVKNNARLGARIAVEYAKLG, from the coding sequence ATGACCACGCCCACCCCCGCCCCGACGCCCGCGACCGACGCCCCGCATCCGCGCCTGGTGCTGACCGACGAGGTCCGCGAGGCGCTGCGCGACGGGCGCCCCGTCGTGGCGCTGGAGTCGACGATCATCAGCCACGGCATGCCGTATCCGCAGAACGTGGAGATGGCCGTTGAGGTCGAGCAGATCATCCGCGACGGTGGCGCAGTCCCCGCGACGATCGCCGTCCTGCACGGCCGGCCCCGTATCGGGCTGACGCCCGCGGACCTGGAGCTCCTCGCGACCGCGCCGGACGTCACCAAGGCCAGCGTCCGTGACCTCGCGTACGTCGTCGCGCGCGGCACCCACGGCGCGACGACCGTCGCGGCGACCATGCGGCTGGCCGCGCTCGCCGGCATCCGTACCTTCGTCACCGGCGGCATCGGCGGCGTGCACCGGGGCGCCCCGACGACGTTCGACATCAGCGCCGACCTGACGGAACTGGCCGCGACGGGCGTCGCGGTGATCAGCGCGGGCGTCAAGAGCATCCTCGACATCGGCCTGACCCTGGAGACCCTGGAAACCCTCGGCGTCCCGGTCCTGACCTACGGCACGGACGAGTTCCCGGCGTTCTACTCCCGCCGCAGCGGCTTCACCTCACCCATGCGCGTGGACTCCCCGGCCGAGATCGCCGCCGTGATGCACGCCCGCTGGGACCTCGGCATCCCCGGCGGCCTCAGCATCGCCAACCCCGTGCCCGAGGACGAGGAGGTGCCGGCCGAGCGCATGGACGGCGTCATCTCCCAGGCCCTGGCCGAGATGGACAAGGCCGGCATCACCGGCAAGGACACCACCCCGTACCTCCTCGGCCGGATCGTCGAACTCACCGGCGGCGAGAGCCTGCGCACCAACATCGCGCTGGTCAAGAACAACGCCCGGCTCGGCGCCCGGATCGCCGTCGAATACGCCAAGCTCGGCTGA
- a CDS encoding tautomerase family protein: MPFVRIDALGADGDRLDALGRAVHEALVETIGIPPNDRFQVLVGHDGVNSTLRYGDYLGVHRDDGIVYVAITMRTGRTPAQKQALYRRIAELAHAHAATEPRNVFVTVTENESPDWSLGHGMAQYVENRSA; encoded by the coding sequence ATGCCCTTTGTCCGCATCGACGCCCTGGGAGCCGACGGCGACCGACTCGACGCGCTCGGCCGTGCCGTGCACGAAGCCCTGGTCGAGACGATCGGCATCCCGCCGAACGACCGCTTCCAGGTCCTGGTCGGTCACGACGGCGTCAACAGCACGCTGCGCTACGGCGATTACCTCGGCGTCCACCGCGACGACGGCATCGTGTACGTCGCGATCACGATGAGGACCGGGCGCACACCCGCCCAGAAGCAGGCCCTGTACCGCCGGATCGCCGAACTCGCCCACGCCCACGCGGCGACCGAGCCGCGCAACGTGTTCGTCACCGTGACCGAGAACGAGTCCCCCGACTGGTCGCTCGGCCACGGGATGGCGCAGTACGTCGAGAACAGGTCGGCCTGA